From the genome of Lawsonella clevelandensis, one region includes:
- a CDS encoding LysM peptidoglycan-binding domain-containing protein, translating to MVTISSLHGTLALRSTESDSVPHSLTLDNAFDRGRGYVTFSRSGRSIPLRVTVPADSSAVVAAQSRVQSPSLRQRARRGSFVYERPRRVRTARSQVGVVSPCDDSALSSSAVVQRSSLGALRNPVWGQLAIIVVLMVTLGVLAFTIAQLVGDPAASIPTSLTTISVRTGDTLGSIASHYAPRADTAAVIDRIRDLNELQSAALLPGQVLVVPVGL from the coding sequence ATGGTGACGATATCTTCCTTGCATGGTACTTTAGCACTGCGTTCTACTGAATCCGATAGTGTGCCCCATTCGTTAACGCTAGATAATGCGTTCGATAGGGGGAGGGGTTATGTCACCTTCTCCCGCAGTGGTCGCAGCATTCCGCTCCGGGTGACTGTTCCCGCAGATTCTTCCGCTGTAGTTGCTGCTCAGTCACGTGTGCAGTCCCCTTCATTGCGGCAACGAGCACGTCGTGGATCGTTTGTTTATGAGCGTCCGCGACGTGTCCGTACAGCTCGTTCTCAAGTGGGAGTGGTGTCTCCTTGTGATGACTCCGCACTATCGTCGTCCGCGGTAGTTCAGCGTTCTTCTCTCGGTGCTCTACGCAATCCGGTGTGGGGGCAGCTGGCCATTATCGTCGTGCTGATGGTGACTCTTGGCGTACTCGCTTTTACAATTGCCCAATTGGTTGGTGATCCGGCGGCGTCTATCCCGACGTCTCTCACGACTATCAGTGTGCGTACTGGAGATACGCTAGGAAGCATCGCGTCCCACTATGCTCCTCGCGCAGATACTGCTGCTGTTATTGATCGAATCCGTGATCTTAATGAACTACAGTCGGCTGCGCTCCTACCAGGACAAGTTCTAGTGGTTCCTGTGGGTCTGTGA
- the nrdR gene encoding transcriptional regulator NrdR has translation MRCPFCHSPQSRVVDSRSIDGGKIIRRRRECLNCGKRFTTHETAILNVIKRSGLSEPFSRDKVLQGVRRACQGRDVSEDELKLLVEKVEANVRSTGASEIPSHEVGLAILGPLRELDEVAYLRFASVYKSFTSLEDFEEEMAALRHDHGHIGAGSTGYDDL, from the coding sequence ATGCGCTGTCCGTTCTGTCATTCGCCGCAGTCCCGTGTTGTCGACTCTCGTTCCATTGACGGTGGGAAAATTATCCGACGACGCCGTGAATGTCTTAACTGCGGAAAACGCTTTACCACCCATGAGACGGCTATCCTCAACGTCATCAAACGGAGCGGTTTGTCCGAACCATTCTCTCGAGACAAGGTGTTGCAAGGTGTTCGCCGTGCCTGCCAAGGACGAGATGTCTCTGAAGACGAACTCAAGTTACTCGTCGAAAAAGTAGAGGCCAATGTTCGATCAACAGGTGCATCCGAAATACCTTCACACGAAGTCGGCCTCGCGATCCTTGGGCCACTCCGAGAACTAGACGAAGTTGCCTACCTCCGTTTCGCCTCGGTCTACAAGTCTTTCACTTCTCTGGAAGACTTCGAAGAAGAAATGGCAGCTTTGCGGCACGACCATGGACACATTGGTGCAGGTTCCACCGGATATGATGACCTTTAA